The following are encoded together in the Glycine max cultivar Williams 82 chromosome 8, Glycine_max_v4.0, whole genome shotgun sequence genome:
- the LOC102667538 gene encoding uncharacterized protein: MQVPLIDRINDLQVGLNSLQNPSFPSQITTSLAYNFCKWGAVILALVATFGSIINRVTIFIIHFRAKAPSLPSLNLNDDDFYTSSDDEDDFQNDEDDDLTYSSSEPEDEPSASSSFIRLEDYFRIRGTDNLDDEFQTQNGTHKRCRSIGDIFSLSELANSKSVVKLWDSIGFGLGLDFDDYDGYEVSSAKPLQAPTSSTASPAVVVSAGEGAYGNLALEIWDTRLRRRKPTVVAEWGPTVGKTLHVESGGVQKVYVRDDGRYSVTVGDMRKVSTPLGNVTESDADTWWDADAIVVSDESFGEQQSMLQQPT, encoded by the coding sequence ATGCAAGTTCCATTGATCGACAGGATCAACGATCTCCAAGTGGGTCTGAACTCTCTGCAGAACCCATCTTTCCCTTCTCAGATCACAACCTCCCTCGCTTACAATTTCTGCAAATGGGGCGCAGTCATTCTCGCCCTTGTCGCCACCTTCGGCAGCATAATCAACAGAGTCACCATCTTCATCATCCACTTCCGCGCCAAAGCCCCTTCTCTCCCATCCCTAAACCTTAACGACGACGATTTTTACACCTCCTCTGACGACGAAGACGACTTCCAAAACGACGAGGACGACGACCTAACCTACTCCTCTTCCGAGCCCGAAGACGAGCCCTCCGCGTCTTCCAGCTTCATCCGTTTGGAAGACTATTTCCGAATCAGAGGAACCGATAACCTAGACGACGAGTTTCAGACTCAAAACGGCACGCACAAACGATGTCGTAGCATCGGGGATATTTTTTCGCTCTCGGAACTCGCCAACAGCAAGAGCGTGGTCAAGCTCTGGGACAGCATAGGCTTCGGGCTGGGGTTGGATTTCGATGATTACGATGGTTACGAAGTGAGTAGCGCGAAGCCGTTGCAGGCGCCGACGAGCTCCACGGCATCTCCCGCGGTGGTTGTCTCGGCGGGGGAAGGCGCGTACGGGAATCTGGCGCTGGAGATTTGGGACACGCGCCTGCGGCGGCGGAAGCCGACGGTGGTGGCGGAGTGGGGGCCCACCGTGGGAAAGACCCTGCACGTGGAATCTGGCGGCGTACAGAAGGTTTACGTCAGAGATGACGGGCGTTACAGCGTGACGGTCGGGGACATGAGAAAGGTCAGCACGCCGTTAGGGAACGTAACGGAATCTGACGCGGATACTTGGTGGGATGCGGACGCTATTGTTGTTTCGGACGAGTCTTTTGGCGAACAGCAATCAATGTTGCAACAACCAACTTGA